From Malassezia restricta chromosome VIII, complete sequence, the proteins below share one genomic window:
- a CDS encoding Sec20 domain protein, which produces MDQAQTALPAEALRLRDAVSRRLHDVYHVQIPRLSECKDVSEYETELHETLQRIASLVQQMADDIDDAESAAERAALKTLVDTNRHELMRVRQASRRALLAAHRATASRQEASARSALLSHAARQNSGVRAAPMDRASATSEQVTGALQRTVKLMSSELEKSGYSTQLLTESSETIAQVSNKYASFNDLLRDSVSMIRQMERAELVDLGILGASITFFLACVLYILYARIFSRGIHALSLTWHASSSIGSSALGLFSALQHREPQHVSRERDPIEEAIRFASSQEAVPRRHRKHAPKSADKPWVDVVELTASPTPPSRSESPGSFSESSASPLPADLPDSAHADDRLAETSPAFLSPTEKAVTASAAPGKVLTESQSEASSASADKRFTDESATLSVSSADAGSASISAIPAPVSSEDILTAESPASLVPSEDASSTSSGSSPQPMPTDDLVPEKSATFLAREEDAISASTSALSEPISTKERLTAKSTTFLVHEDPSSAATSTGTESVPTDKEVSESTAAGQKRTDSDPTSTIPEPIASETPATMATSTALDSSGNHDDAATIDSVPSSSSDSTLHAEPTSSEATEMSSPTPPHDLPSSSERRRRPWDEL; this is translated from the coding sequence ATGGACCAGGCACAGACCGCCTTGCCGGcagaggcgctgcggctgcgcgatgccgtgtCGCGCCGACTTCATGATGTGTACCATGTGCAAATTCCGCGTCTTAGTGAATGCAAAGATGTGTCGGAGTATGAGACCGAATTGCACGAGACTCTGCAACGCATCGCGTCCCTGGTACAGCAGATGGCGGACGATATAGATGATGCCGAGTCAGCAGCGGAGCGAGCTGCTCTCAAGACTCTGGTGGACACGAATAGGCACGAGCTgatgcgtgtgcgccaggcatcgcggcgtgccttgctCGCTGCGCACCGTGCTACCGCGTCGCGACAGGAAGCTTCGGCACGGTCCGCGTTGCTGAGCCATGCAGCACGGCAGAACAGCGGCGTCCGTGCGGCGCCGATGGATCGTGCGAGTGCTACATCCGAGCAGGTGACAGgggcgctgcagcgcaccgtCAAGCTCATGTCGTCCGAGCTGGAAAAGTCAGGATACTCTACGCAGCTGCTGACCGAGTCATCGGAAACGATCGCCCAGGTGTCGAACAAGTATGCTTCGTTCAATGATTTATTGCGTGACTCTGTATCCATGATTCGTCAAATGGAACGCGCAGAGCTAGTCGATCTCGGGATCCTTGGAGCATCCATCACCTTTTTTCTCGCGTGTGTCTTGTATATTTTGTATGCCCGCATCTTTAGTCGCGGTATTCACGCCCTGAGTCTGACATGGCATGCATCCAGCTCGATCGGATCCAGTGCGTTAGGTCTCTTTTCGGCACTCCAGCATCGAGAGCCTCAGCACGTGTCTCGCGAGCGTGATCCGATCGAGGAAGCCATTCGGTTTGCGTCTTCACAAGAGGCTGTCCCCCGGCGACACAGGAAGCATGCGCCCAAGTCTGCCGACAAACCCTGGGTCGACGTCGTGGAACTGACTGCTTCTCCCACACCGCCCAGTCGGAGCGAGAGTCCCGGCTCTTTCAGTGAGAGTAGCGCGTCTCCCCTCCCTGCCGACCTGCCTGACTCGGCCCACGCAGACGACAGATTGGCGGAAACAAGTCCGGCATTCTTGTCTCCGACAGAAAAGGCTGTCACTGCATCGGCCGCCCCTGGAAAGGTCTTGACGGAGTCACAGAGCGAGGCGTCCTCGGCCTCTGCGGACAAGCGCTTCACCGACGAGAGTGCCACTTTGTCCGTTTCTTCAGCGGACGCGGGTTCTGCATCGATAAGCGCCATACCTGCGCCTGTCTCTTCCGAAGACATTCTCACCGCAGAGAGCCCTGCTTCTTTGGTTCCGTCAGAGGATGCCTCGTCAACATCGTCGGGCTCGTCTCCCCAGCCGATGCCCACAGACGACCTTGTTCCTGAAAAGAGTGCTACTTTCTTGGCTCGGGAGGAGGATGCTATTTctgcatcgacgagcgcccTCTCTGAGCCGATATCGACAAAGGAACGTCTCACCGCAAAGAGCACCACTTTCTTGGTTCACGAAGATCCCTCGTCTGCAGCAACAAGCACCGGCACCGAATCGGTCCCTACCGACAAAGAGGTATCCGAGTCGACCGCAGCAGGTCAAAAGCGCACCGACTCTGATCCGACGAGCACTATACCTGAACCCATCGCTTCCGAGACACCTGCAACGATGGCCACAAGCACGGCCCTCGACTCTTCGGGCAACCATGACGATGCTGCCACGATCGACAGTGTCCCTTCGTCGTCGAGTGACAGCACTCTCCATGCCGAGCCTACAAGCTCCGAGGCGACGGAGATGAGCTCACCTACGCCCCCTCACGACCTTCCGTCATCGAGTgaacgacgacgacgaccatgGGATGAACTGTAA
- a CDS encoding Rab6A-GEF complex partner protein 2, with the protein MSAPYASAIVVSITPKEPSCFAGEELQCTITFTNTNAPPRSDPRRRSVRSASGPQRRGLVAVGTDAPSPIQASASPVAHRKPKTFPYSHPHARQKSVVAYQVEDLSRAFGLLQSEEEEEPMFQPSPHPDMFVSHNEAMDAAMRDSVMTWAGDSVSPLFPSRDTLPVGYEKLLWTFAQFGGTMELEHSLIRPTDFDRLRMRLARGELPRSVPSSPASSNGTPRTLGGGEFGYDAEYEADGLEFDKGLSLANLRERHAPAMATIAALLFGRSTTPRSRHVRTGSTLSDIQTRALMSRTLPTYSTPPSMLGIDMVLAPGEQRSFTFSLKLPADLPPSFHGHSVHFDYYLTVGTSRLDARTGTQPSRLLHVPIRVYNHVAPGVGALARFDLLNPIVTPHADDGAVVAEASRVPHGDAEAERELTAQWIEQLLQDHQPSTERTDPLPAPTCMDAVLDLTLRAGKVSYDIAKNGHVAAVLTLARAKYRLGDSVQALVRMNAPDAMVRIVRIAASLESHEEIDASMALLPTGRIQKATTQVYATHHENTLDTRQTSFALVIPSGATPEFVTSGIRHGWSLRLSLLTQTSHQGAVAVQPPPHIEARSEGYAAYHHSYHGAPALCGHKGPISTRLEIVECSVPVTVLPNRSKRRTGPVELYA; encoded by the coding sequence aTGTCGGCTCCGTACGCATCGGCGATCGTCGTGTCCATTACCCCCAAGGAGCCTTCGTGCTTTGCAGGTGAGGAACTTCAATGCACGATCACGTTCACGAATACCAACGCGCCACCACGAAGTGATccacgtcgtcgctcgGTGCGATCGGCCTCTGGGCCACAGCGACGGGGTCTCGTGGCCGTGGGCACagatgcgccgtcgccgaTCCAGGCTTCTGCGAGTCCTGTGGCACATCGAAAGCCAAAGACGTTCCCGTACTCGCATCCGCATGCGCGCCAAAAATCTGTCGTCGCGTACCAAGTCGAGGACCTCAGCCGGGCCTTTGGACTTCTACAGTcggaggaggaagaggagccTATGTTCCAGCCATCTCCGCACCCCGACATGTTTGTATCACACAATGAGGCCATGGATGCAGCCATGCGAGACTCGGTCATGACGTGGGCAGGCGACTCTGTCAGCCCTCTCTTTCCTTCTCGGGACACGCTGCCGGTAGGATACGAAAAGCTGCTGTGGACGTTTGCGCAGTTCGGCGGCACGATGGAATTAGAGCACTCGCTCATTCGTCCGACTGATTTTGATCGGCTGCGTATGCGACTTGCGCGTGGTGAGCTCCCTCGCAGCGTCCCATCGTCTCCCGCATCGTCGAACGGTACGCCACGCACGTTGGGCGGCGGTGAGTTTGGGTATGATGCCGAATATGAAGCAGATGGACTTGAGTTTGACAAGGGCCTGTCTCTCGCGAATCTGCGCGAACGACATGCAccagccatggccacgaTTGCTGCTTTGTTATTTGGCCGctccacgacgccgcggtCGCGTCACGTCCGAACAGGATCCACGCTCTCAGACATCCAGACGCGCGCTTTAATGAGCCGCACGTTGCCAACCTACTCGACGCCGCCATCGATGCTGGGCATCGATATGGTGCTGGCACCTGGCGAGCAGCGCTCTTTCACCTTTTCACTAAAGTTGCCGGCCGACCTGCCACCTTCATTTCATGGGCATTCGGTGCACTTTGACTACTACCTGACTGTGGGCACAAGTCGGCTGGATGCGCGGACGGGCACGCAGCCATCGCGGCTCTTGCATGTGCCGATTCGTGTGTACAATCACGTTGCGCCAGGGGTAGGCGCTCTAGCCCGGTTTGATTTGCTCAATCCCATCGTCACGCCGCAcgcggacgacggcgctgTCGTGGCCGAAGCAAGCCGCGTGCCGCACGGAGATGCCGAGGCAGAACGCGAGCTTACAGCGCAGTggatcgagcagctgctgcaggaccATCAGCCATCGACGGAACGCACAGATCCCTTGCCGGCACCGACATGCATGGACGCCGTACTGGACTTGACGCTGCGAGCAGGCAAAGTGTCGTATGATATTGCTAAAAATGGCCACGTGGCAGCCGTACTAACGCTCGCACGAGCCAAGTACCGCCTGGGCGACAGTGTCCAAGCCCTGGTGCGAATGAATGCGCCTGATGCGATGGTCCGTATTGTGCGAATCGCAGCGAGTCTCGAGTCGCACGAAGAAATTGACGCTAGCATGGCGCTACTTCCAACAGGTCGTATCCAAAAGGCCACGACGCAGGTGTATGCCACGCATCATGAAAATACACTGGATACAAGGCAGACGAGCTTTGCACTTGTCATTCCGAGCGGTGCCACACCAGAATTTGTGACCAGTGGTATCCGTCACGGCTGGTCTTTGCGTCTCTCACTTCTAACGCAGACGTCCCATCAGGGAGCAGTGGCGgtgcagccgccgccgcacaTCGAGGCACGTAGCGAGGGGTATGCTGCGTACCACCACTCGTACCACGGTGCACCAGCCTTGTGTGGACATAAGGGCCCCATTtccacgcgcctcgagatTGTCGAGTGCTCTGTGCCCGTCACAGTCCTTCCCAACCGCTCGAAACGCAGGACGGGACCGGTAGAGTTGTATGCTTAG